In one Mastacembelus armatus chromosome 19, fMasArm1.2, whole genome shotgun sequence genomic region, the following are encoded:
- the adrb1 gene encoding beta-1 adrenergic receptor, with amino-acid sequence MGDGGSSLPVNFQNGTGSEAPDAPGSSTATSEEWMAGMSLVMGLIVLFIVFGNILVIVAIAKTQRLQTLTNVFIVSLASADLIMGLLVVPFGAALEVSGSWMYGSFFCEFWISVDVLCVTASIETLCVIAIDRYVAITSPFRYQSLLTKARAKAVVCMVWAISALVSFLPILMHWSRDSVDTACYEDPECCDFVTNRAYAISSSIISFYIPLLVMIFVYARVYREAKKQLRKIDKCEGRFHNTLTGLTSKCKKKPSKILALREQKALKTLGIIMGTFTLCWLPFFIVNVVRVFCAEVVDKELFVFLNWLGYVNSAFNPIIYCRSPDFRKAFKRLLCCPRQADRRLHISSCDLSRCSGGFVSSLEPGTLGLWPDCGVLDNSDSSLMGTAKLSHSESQL; translated from the coding sequence ATGGGGGATGGTGGCTCATCCTTGCCGGTGAACTTCCAGAATGGCACGGGGAGCGAGGCGCCGGACGCGCCGGGATCTTCTACGGCCACGTCCGAGGAGTGGATGGCGGGCATGAGCCTGGTGATGGGTTTGATCGTGCTGTTTATTGTGTTCGGGAATATCCTGGTCATTGTGGCCATAGCCAAGACGCAGAGGCTGCAGACTCTTACCAATGTGTTCATCGTGTCTCTGGCAAGCGCGGACCTCATCATGGGGCTACTGGTGGTCCCGTTTGGCGCCGCGCTCGAGGTGAGCGGATCTTGGATGTACGGCTCGTTTTTTTGTGAGTTTTGGATCTCAGTGGACGTCCTCTGCGTCACTGCCAGCATCGAGACCCTGTGCGTTATTGCCATAGACAGGTACGTGGCCATCACCTCGCCGTTCCGCTACCAAAGCCTGTTAACCAAAGCTCGGGCCAAGGCGGTGGTGTGCATGGTCTGGGCCATCTCTGCGCTGGTCTCCTTCCTGCCCATCCTGATGCACTGGTCCCGGGACAGTGTGGACACAGCCTGCTACGAGGACCCCGAATGCTGCGACTTTGTCACCAACAGGGCATATGCCATCTCCTCATCCATTATATCTTTTTACATTCCCCTGCTTGTCATGATATTTGTTTACGCCCGGGTGTACAGAGAGGCGAAGAAGCAGCTGAGGAAGATAGACAAATGCGAGGGCAGGTTTCACAACACCTTAACCGGACTGACCTCCAAGTGCAAGAAGAAGCCGTCTAAAATCCTGGCACTCAGGGAGCAGAAGGCGCTCAAGACGCTGGGCATCATCATGGGTACGTTTACCCTGTGCTGGCTGCCCTTTTTTATAGTCAACGTTGTGCGGGTGTTTTGCGCAGAGGTGGTGGACAAGGAGCTTTTCGTGTTCTTAAACTGGCTGGGATACGTGAACTCGGCGTTTAACCCCATCATTTACTGCCGGAGCCCGGACTTCAGGAAGGCTTTTAAGAGGCTGTTGTGCTGCCCGAGACAAGCCGATCGCAGGCTGCACATTAGCTCCTGCGATCTCTCCCGTTGTTCCGGTGGGTTCGTCTCCTCTCTAGAGCCCGGGACTTTGGGGTTGTGGCCTGACTGTGGCGTATTGGACAACAGTGACAGCAGCCTGATGGGGACCGCAAAGTTGTCTCACTCAGAATCCCAGCtgtga
- the nhlrc2 gene encoding NHL repeat-containing protein 2: protein MASQCSLSTLFPVQSQLDYALEDTTTQQERENLVLQYLKKLDGRDDLQIPDFQTGLEWVNTTGPLSLNKELAGKVVLLDFFTYCCINCMHILPDLHQLEKKHSIKDGLVIIGVHSAKFPNEKVLDNIRSAILRYDICHPVVNDSEALLWHQLEVSCWPTLVLLGPRGNLLFSLVGEGQRDRLMLFTDCALRYYGEQGLLKAHTVGIKLYRDSLPASILSFPGKVAIDNTKGRLAIADTGHHRILVMSSTGQLLYVIGGPESGRQDGDLSEASFNSPQGVAIKGDTVYVADTENHLIRKIDLLGGRVSTLAGVGAQGTDKEGGAMGPQQPISSPWDVTLGTSGGVEDNVLWIAMAGTHQIWALFLADGKLPKGSESKAGACMRWAGSGSEENRNNAYPHKAGFAQPSGLALAPEEPWGCLYIADSESSTIRTLALKDGAVKLLVGGERDPLNLFAFGDVDGKGVDAKLQHPLGVAWAPEQSLLYVADSYNHKIKVVDPKTKQCSTLAGTGEAGNTLGPELNKSSFNEPGGICVGDGGMLLYVADTNNHQVKVLDLTSKTVSLFPISMDCTDSAPTKPAGPAKAPTLPKSAARKSMPPVRVTAGQTLVMSLTLSLPEGSKLTKDAPSSWALSAEGNEWLLDSQVITGDILDLSKPLSISTKLPAVMRDSNTNPSLSLSVWVYYCMETGKACMMKAASFTQPLQISASPRKEQVTVTLAHAF, encoded by the exons ATGGCGTCCCAGTGCAGCctgtccactttatttcctgtccAAAGTCAGCTGGATTATGCTCTAGAAGATACTACGACGcaacaagagagagaaaatcttGTCCTTCAGTATTTGAAAAAGCTGGACGGGAGGGACGATCTGCAGATACCCGATTTTCAGACAG GCTTGGAATGGGTGAACACAACGGGGCCTCTATCTTTGAACAAGGAGCTGGCTGGCAAAGTGGTGCTTCTGGACTTCTTCACTTACTGCTGCATCAACTGTATGCACATCCTGCCTGACCTGCACCAACTGGAGAAGAAGCACTCTATTAAAG ATGGATTGGTCATTATTGGTGTACACTCTGCCAAATTCCCCAATGAAAAA GTCCTGGACAACATCCGCAGTGCCATTCTCCGCTATGACATCTGCCACCCGGTGGTGAATGACAGTGAAGCGCTCCTATGGCATCAGCTGGAGGTGTCCTGCTGGCCAACACTGGTCCTCCTAGGACCACGTGGTAACCTGCTCTTCTCTCTGGTGGGTGAAGGGCAGCGTGACAGGCTGATGCTTTTTACTGACTGCGCCCTGCGTTACTATGGGGAGCAAGGCCTGCTGAAGGCTCACACAGTAGGGATCAAGCTGTACAGAGATTCCCTGCCAGCCAGCATCCTGTCTTTTCCTGGGAAGGTGGCTATAGACAACACCAAGGGAAGACTGGCCATAGCAGACACTGGGCATCACCGGATTCTGGTGATGTCGTCTACTGGACAGCTGTTATATGTCATCGGAG GGCCTGAAAGTGGGAGACAGGATGGTGACTTGTCCGAAGCATCCTTTAACTCCCCTCAGGGTGTAGCCATTAAAGGGGACACTGTATACGTTGCCGACACCGAAAACCACCTGATCCGCAAG atTGATCTGTTAGGGGGAAGGGTCAGCACTCTAGCTGGAGTAGGTGCTCAAGGCACAGACAAAGAAGGTGGAGCCATGGGACctcagcagccaatcagctcTCCTTGGGACGTGACTCTCGGCACTAGTg GCGGTGTTGAAGATAACGTGCTGTGGATAGCCATGGCAGGGACCCACCAGATCTGGGCTTTGTTCCTAGCAGATGGGAAACTGCCCAAAGGAAG TGAGTCCAAGGCGGGGGCATGCATGCGTTGGGCAGGCAGCGGCAGTgaggagaacagaaacaatgCCTATCCCCACAAGGCAGGCTTTGCTCAGCCTTCAGGCCTGGCTTTAGCCCCAGAGGAGCCCTGGGGCTGCCTGTACATAGCCGACAGTGAAAGCAGCACCATCCGCACTCTGGCACTGAAGGATGGAGCAGTCAAGCTGCTAGTCGGGGGAGAGAGAGACCCACTG AACCTTTTTGCTTTTGGGGATGTAGATGGGAAAGGGGTGGATGCCAAGCTGCAGCATCCTCTTGGTGTTGCCTGGGCTCCTGAACAAAGTCTGCTCTATGTGGCCGACTCCTACAACCACAAG ATCAAGGTGGTGGATCCAAAGACAAAGCAGTGTAGCACATTAGCAGGGACAGGAGAGGCTGGAAATACTCTGGGCCCAGAATTGAACAAATCCAGCTTCAATGAACCTGGAGGGATCTGTGTCGGCGATGGTGGGATGCTTCTTTACGTGGCTGATACCAACAACCACCAAGTCAAAGTGCTGGACCTGACCTCCAAGACTGTCTCACTG TTCCCCATTTCCATGGACTGCACAGACTCAGCACCGACAAAGCCTGCAGGTCCTGCCAAAGCCCCCACGCTGCCTAAATCAGCTGCCAGGAAAAGCATGCCACCAGTAAGAGTGACTGCAGGCCAGACTCTCGTCATGTCACTCACCCTGTCACTTCCAGAAGGCTCCAAGCTCACTAAAGATGCTCCCAGCTCCTGGGCTCTCTCAGCTGAGG GTAACGAGTGGCTTCTCGACAGTCAGGTGATCACCGGTGACATTCTGGATCTGTCAAAGCCTCTCTCCATCTCAACCAAACTTCCAGCTGTTATGAGGGACTCAAACACCAATCCAAGCCTCAGTCTGAGTGTGTGGGTGTACTACTGTATGGAGACAGGTAAAGCCTGTATGATGAAAGCAGCATCCTTCACTCAGCCTCTTCAAATAAGTGCCAGTCCTAGAAAAGAGCAGGTCACTGTGACGTTGGCTCACGCCTTCTGA